A genomic window from Panthera tigris isolate Pti1 chromosome B4, P.tigris_Pti1_mat1.1, whole genome shotgun sequence includes:
- the SMIM10L1 gene encoding small integral membrane protein 10-like protein 1 — MPWGSGDTRFMATAAAPSSLALSASSTAGAPSSYGVFCKGLSRTLLAFFELAWQLRMNFPYFYVAGSVILNIRLQVHI; from the coding sequence ATGCCCTGGGGGAGCGGCGACACCAGATTCATGGCCACCGCGGCGGCTCCGTCTTCCTTGGCCCTCAGCGCCTCCAGCACGGCCGGGGCCCCCAGCTCATATGGAGTCTTCTGCAAAGGGCTCTCCCGCACCCTGCTCGCCTTCTTCGAGCTGGCCTGGCAGTTGCGCATGAACTTCCCGTATTTCTACGTCGCGGGCTCGGTGATCCTCAACATCCGCTTGCAGGTACACATTTAG